The Rubidibacter lacunae KORDI 51-2 genome includes a region encoding these proteins:
- the dapB gene encoding 4-hydroxy-tetrahydrodipicolinate reductase, which yields MSDRSPIPVVVNGAAGKMGREVVKAIAQAEDMMLVGAVDLAPSVLGQDSGEVAGCGPLEVPILNDLQGTLVLATQQPIQGVMVDFTHPDGVFENVRAALAYGVRPVVGTTGLSDEQLSELSDFAEKASTGAIVAPNFSIGVVLMQEAAVRAACYFDHIEIVELHHDRKADAPSGTAIKTAQMLSGFGKTYNPSVVNEREILPGARGALAGDNVRLHSVRLPGLIAHQEIIIGAPGQIYTLRHDTTDRAAFMPGVLLSIRKVTELKSLVYGLEKLL from the coding sequence ATGAGCGATCGATCGCCGATTCCCGTCGTCGTCAACGGCGCGGCCGGCAAGATGGGGCGCGAAGTCGTCAAGGCGATCGCCCAGGCCGAGGACATGATGTTAGTGGGGGCGGTGGATCTCGCACCCAGTGTTCTCGGGCAGGATTCAGGTGAAGTAGCAGGTTGCGGTCCGCTTGAAGTGCCGATCTTGAACGACTTGCAAGGCACGCTCGTGCTGGCAACACAGCAGCCGATCCAAGGCGTGATGGTGGATTTCACTCACCCCGACGGCGTTTTTGAAAATGTCCGTGCTGCCCTTGCCTATGGCGTCCGTCCGGTCGTCGGTACAACCGGCCTGAGCGACGAGCAGTTGTCCGAACTCAGCGACTTTGCCGAGAAAGCCAGCACGGGCGCGATCGTGGCTCCGAACTTCTCCATCGGCGTTGTTTTAATGCAGGAAGCTGCAGTCCGCGCCGCATGTTATTTCGATCATATCGAGATCGTCGAGCTGCACCACGATCGCAAAGCCGACGCGCCGAGCGGAACGGCGATCAAAACCGCACAAATGCTCTCTGGTTTTGGAAAGACCTACAATCCCTCTGTCGTCAACGAACGCGAAATTCTACCCGGCGCTCGCGGGGCGCTCGCTGGCGACAACGTGCGGCTCCACAGCGTACGCTTGCCCGGATTGATTGCCCATCAAGAAATCATCATCGGGGCACCGGGACAAATTTATACCTTACGTCACGACACGACCGATCGTGCGGCCTTCATGCCCGGGGTATTGCTATCGATTCGCAAGGTTACGGAGCTAAAGTCACTCGTCTACGGCCTCGAGAAGTTGCTTTGA